The segment AGCTATGACTTCGGCGGCCAGGCCAATGTCGTGGAGCTGTATATCTCATATCTGCGGCGGAAGATCGACGCGGGGCGGGCGCCCATGATTCACACCCGCCGGGGCGCGGGCTATCTGCTCAAGCCGGGCGGGTAGCGGGCCATGAGCGGGAAGCCCGCGACGGCGCCCGAGCGGCCTGACCGGCCCGAGCAACCCGAGAGGCCCGCCGGGCCCGGTCAGGCCCGTCCCCAGCAGCCGCCCGAGCCGCCCGCCCCGCCCGAGCACCCGAACCAGCCCGGACCCCCGACCCCGCCGGAAGCCCCCCGGATGCGGGGCCGTCGGCCCCCCGCCCCCCGTCGCCGCTGGTCCCTCCGGACCCGGCTCGTGGTGTCCGCGGTGGCCCTGATCGCCGTCGTCGGGGCCGTCATCGGGACGGTGACGACCATTGCGCTGCACGCCTATATGCAGGGGGAGTTGGACCGGCAGGTCCAGGGGTTCGTGATGCGCGCCCAGATGCCGCGCCCCCATGAATCGAGGCGTGCCCAGGGGGGCCTGGACTTTGTGGCGATGGGTGGTCTGCCCTTGGGCACGGTGGGGGCGTGGGTCGGGCCCGGGGGGACTGCCGAGGCCGGGGCAATGCTGGCCAACCCGACCAGGGGGCCCGAGGAGAAGCTGGCGGACCTTACCGCCGCGCAGGTCGCGGTGCTGAACAGGGTGCCGAGGGACGGCCGGCCACACACCGCCGAGCTGCCCGGACTCGGTCACTACCGGGCGGAGTCCACCAAGGACGGCTCCTTGGTGCTCGGTCTGCCGCTCGGCTATGTGCAGAAGACCGTCGGCAGGCTCGTGCTCATCGAGGCGTGTGTGACGGCCGCCGGGCTGGCGGCGGTCGGGCTCGCGGGCTCCGCCATGGTCGGGATCGCGCTGCGGCCGCTGCGCCGGGTCGCCGCCACCGCCACCCGGGTCTCCGAACTCCCGCTCCACCAGGGCGATGTGGCGCTGCATGTCCGGGTGCCGGCGTCCGAGTCGGACGGGCGTACGGAGGTCGGGCAGGTCGGTGCGGCGCTGAACCGGATGCTGGGGCATGTCGGTTCGGCGCTCTCTGCCCGTCAGGAGAGCGAGACGCGGGTACGGCGGTTCGTCGCCGATGCCAGCCATGAGCTGCGTACCCCGCTCGCGTCGATCCGGGGTTACGCCGAGCTGACCCGGCGCGGGCGGGAGCAGCCGGGGCCGGAGACCCGGCACGCCCTGGGCCGGATCGAGTCGGAGGCGGAGCGGATGACCGGGCTGGTGGAGGATCTGCTGCTGCTCGCCCGGCTGGATTCCGGGCGTCCGCTCGCGTACGAGCGAATAGATCTGTCGCCGCTGGTGGTCGACGCGGTGAGCGACGCCCGGGTGGCGGGGTCCGGTCACCGGTGGCGGCTGGAGCTGCCCGATGAGCCGGCGGTGGTGTACGGCGATGCCGGGCGGCTGCATCAGATCCTGGTGAATCTGCTGGCCAATGCCCGTACGCATACGCCGGAGGGGACCACGGTGACCGCCCGGGTGCGGGCCGCGACGGGCGCCGCCGCCGGTGACGACGGGGGCGTCCAGCTGGAGGTGCGGGACGACGGGCCGGGTATACCGGCGGAGCTGCTCCCGCATGTCTTCGAGCGCTTCGCCCGGGGTGATGCCTCGCGTTCACGTGCCGCCGGGAGCACCGGGCTCGGCCTCGCCATCGTGCAGGCGGTGGTGGCCGCGCACGGCGGCACGGTCGAGGTCGGCAGTGTGCCGGGGCGGACGGTCTTCACGGTGACGCTGCCGACGGCGGCCCCGTCGGAGGCACGCGATACGGCAGGACGGACGGCACCGGGCACGGGCCGGTAGAGGCCGTCACGAGGCGGTAGGCACCGGACAGGGGCCGGGGACGCGCGCCGGCCAGGGCCCGCGAGACGTCCCCCGCGCCCCAGCCCCCCCGCCGAGACCCCGGCCCCTGCCGACACCCCGGCCCCTGCCGACACCCCCGCCCCACCAGCCCCACGACCCCCGGCCCCACCCCTCCCCCCCCACGTACTCACAGCCCCGCCACAGGATCAACACATCGCCATGACAGTGGGGTTGGCGAATGTCGTGGGCATGATGACGACACCGCCGCCCACCCCGCTGGGCTCCCTGCCTCCACGCGAGCATCTGCGGCTCGGCCAGAGCGCGACCGTCCTCGATGTGGTGATCCCCGTCCACAACGAGGAGCGCGACCTCGAACCGTGTGTGCGGCGGCTGCGCGAGCACCTCGCCCGCACCTTCCCGTACGGGTTCCGGATCACCATCGCCGACAACGCGAGCACGGACCGTACGCCGGATGTCGCCGCCCGGCTCGATGACGCGCTCGACGAGGTCACCGCGGTACGGCTGGAGCAGAAGGGGCGGGGGCGGGCGCTGCGCACCGTGTGGTCGCTGTCCGAAGCCCCGGTGCTGGCCTATATGGACGTCGATCTGTCCACCGACCTCAACGCGCTGCTGCCGCTGGTGGCGCCGCTGATCTCCGGGCACTCGGATCTGGCGATCGGCTCCCGGCTCAGCCGGAGCGCACGGGTGGTGCGGGGGCCGAAGCGGGAGTTCCTCTCGCGGATGTACAACCTCATCCTGCGGGGCTCGCTCGCCGCACGGTTCTCCGACGCGCAGTGCGGGTTCAAGGCCATCCGCGGCGATGTCGCCGAGCGGCTGCTGCCGATGGTCGAGGACACCGGGTGGTTCTTCGACACCGAGCTGCTGCTGCTCGCGGAGCGGGCCGGGCTGCGGATCCACGAGGTGCCGGTGGACTGGATCGACGATCCCCACAGCACCGTGCATATCGTGCGGACGGCCGCCGATGACCTCAAGGGCGTCTGGCGGGTGGGGCGGGCGCTGGCGACCGGCGGGCTGCCGCTGGACCGGCTGGCCCGGCCGTTCGGGGACGATCCGCGGGACCGTGAGCTGACCGGTGTGCCCGGCGGGCTGGCCCGTCAGCTGGTCGGCTTCTGTGTCGTCGGCGGGCTGAGCACACTGCTCTACCTCGCCCTCTTCTCTCTCTTCCGCCTCGGGACGGGCGCCCAACTGGCCAATGCCGCCGCCCTGTTGGTGTCGGCGCTCGCGAATACGGCCGCCAACCGGCGACTGACCTTCGGAGTACGGGGCCGGGACCGGGCGGTCCGCCATCAGGCGCAGGGGCTGGTGGTCTTCGCCGTCGGACTGGTGCTGACCAGCGGCTCGCTCGCGGCCCTCGACGCCGCCGGGGGCACCGCCTCGCACGGCACCGAACTCGCGGTGCTGGTGGCCGCCAACCTCGCGGCCACGATGCTGCGTTTTCTGCTTTTCCGCGCCTGGGTCTTCCCCGACCGCGAGCGCCGGGACGACCTCACCGCGCCGCCGCACCCTTCGCATGACCGGGACGATCTCACCAGGAGCGCACGATGACCCCGCAACAACGGCCCGGCACCCCGGCCCCGCCGCCGTCCGCCGCACAGGAGGGCGCGGCGGCGTCGCTCACCGACCCCCGGACGCCCGTGGCACCGGAGCCGGCGGCCCGCTGGGAGCGGCCCGCACTGCTGGCGTTGTTGCTGGTCACGGCCGCTCTCTACCTCTGGAACCGGTCCGCTTCCGGTTACGCCAACCAGTTCTACTCGGCCGCCGTACAGGCCGGCAGCGAGAGCTGGAAGGCCTTCTTCTTCGGTTCGTCCGATGCGGCGAACTCCATCACCGTCGACAAGCCGCCCGCCGCGCTGTGGCCGATGGCGCTGTCCGTACGGCTCTTCGGGCTCAGCTCCTGGGCGATCCTGGTGCCCGAGGCGCTGATGGGTGTGGCGGCGGTCGGGGTGCTCCACGGGGCCGTACGGCGACGGTTCGGTGCGGGCGCGGGGCTGCTCGCGGGCGGCGCGCTGGCGGTGACGCCGGTCGCCGCGCTGATGTTCCGTTTCAACAACCCCGATGCGCTGCTGTGCCTGCTGATGGTCGGTGCGATCGCCTGTGTCCTGCGCGCCCTGGCGGACGGCCGGACGACGTGGCTGGTGCTGGCCGGGGTCTGCTTCGGGCTCGGGTTTCTCACCAAGACGCTCCAGGCGTGGCTGATCCTGCCGCCGCTCGCCGTCGTCCACGCCTGCTGTGCGCCGGTCGCGCTGCGCCGGCGGTTCGGTCAGCTGCTGCTCGCCGGGCTGGCGATCGTGGTGTCCGCCGGCTGGTGGGTGGCGCTCGTCGAACTGTGGCCGGCGGCCTCCCGCCCGTATATCGGCGGCTCGCAGCACAACAGCTTCCTGGAGCTGACCTTCGGCTACAACGGCTTCGGGCGGATCACCGGCAACGAGACCGGCAGCGTCGGCGGGGGCGGCGGCCGTCCCGGTGGCGGTGGCTGGGGGGAGACCGGCATCACCCGGCTGTTCTCGTCCGACATGGGCGGGCAGATCTCCTGGCTGCTGCCCGCGGCGCTGATCCTGCTGGTCGCGGGGGTGACGGTGCTGTGGCGGGCGCGGCGGACGGTGGCCGCTGAACAGGCCGGTCAGCGGGCGGAGTTCCTGGTCTGGGGCGGCGCGCTGCTGATGACCTTCACGACCTTCAGCTTCATGTCCGGGATCTTCCATCAGTACTACAACATCGCGCTGGCCCCGTATATCGCGGCGCTGGTCGGGATGGGCGCGGCGCTGTTGTGGCGGCGCGGCGGGCGGTCCGCCGCGCTCGTCCTGGCCGGGACGGTGGCGGTGACGGCCGGATGGTCGTTCGTGCTGCTGAACCGCTCGCCGGACTGGCTGCCGTGGCTGCGCTGGACGGTGGCGGCGCTCGGCCTCCTGGCGGCGCTGGGGCTGCTGCCGGCGGTACGGGCGGGGGCGGCGGCCCGGAAGGAAGCAGCGGCGCCGGAAGGCCGGGCGCCGGTACGGGCGAGCCGGCGGGTGGCGGTGCTCGCGGCGGGGCTCGGGGTGGTGACGGCGCTGGCCGGGCCGGTCGCGTACACCCTCGATACGGTCAACACGCCCAAGGGCGGTTCGATCATCACGGCCGGCCCCACGGTGCGGGGCGGTAGGGGCGGTCCCGGTGGCGGCTTCCCGGGCGGCCGGATGCGCGGCCGCAACGGCGGGGTGCCGGGCGCCGGCCAGGGCGGGGCCCCCGGCCAGGCCCTTCCGCCGGGCCAAGGTGGCCAGGGCCGGATGCCGGGCGGCACGCAGGGCGCCAACCCGCCCCCGCAGCGGGCCGGCCAGCAGAGGCAGTTCCCGGCGCCGGGCGCCCGGGGGTGGCAGGCCGGCCGACCCCGGTTCCCCGGCGGCAGGGGCGGCTTCGGTGAGCGCGGCGCCGGCCGGATGGGCGGTCTGCTCAACGGCAGCAAGGTGAGCGACCGGGCCAAGGCGCTGCTGGAGAAGGACGCGGACGAGTACACCTGGGCCGCCGCGGCCATCGGCTCCCAGAACGCCGCGAGCTACCAACTGGCCACTGAGAAGCCGGTGATGGCGATCGGCGGCTTCAACGGGAGCGACCCGTCGCCGACCCTCGCCCGGTTCAAGGAGTATGTCGCGGCCGGGAAGATCCACTACTTCCTCGCGGGCGGGCAGGGCGGGCAGGGCGGGCCCGGCGGCGACCGGGGCGGCTCGTCGC is part of the Streptomyces platensis genome and harbors:
- a CDS encoding glycosyltransferase yields the protein MTVGLANVVGMMTTPPPTPLGSLPPREHLRLGQSATVLDVVIPVHNEERDLEPCVRRLREHLARTFPYGFRITIADNASTDRTPDVAARLDDALDEVTAVRLEQKGRGRALRTVWSLSEAPVLAYMDVDLSTDLNALLPLVAPLISGHSDLAIGSRLSRSARVVRGPKREFLSRMYNLILRGSLAARFSDAQCGFKAIRGDVAERLLPMVEDTGWFFDTELLLLAERAGLRIHEVPVDWIDDPHSTVHIVRTAADDLKGVWRVGRALATGGLPLDRLARPFGDDPRDRELTGVPGGLARQLVGFCVVGGLSTLLYLALFSLFRLGTGAQLANAAALLVSALANTAANRRLTFGVRGRDRAVRHQAQGLVVFAVGLVLTSGSLAALDAAGGTASHGTELAVLVAANLAATMLRFLLFRAWVFPDRERRDDLTAPPHPSHDRDDLTRSAR
- a CDS encoding ArnT family glycosyltransferase, which produces MTPQQRPGTPAPPPSAAQEGAAASLTDPRTPVAPEPAARWERPALLALLLVTAALYLWNRSASGYANQFYSAAVQAGSESWKAFFFGSSDAANSITVDKPPAALWPMALSVRLFGLSSWAILVPEALMGVAAVGVLHGAVRRRFGAGAGLLAGGALAVTPVAALMFRFNNPDALLCLLMVGAIACVLRALADGRTTWLVLAGVCFGLGFLTKTLQAWLILPPLAVVHACCAPVALRRRFGQLLLAGLAIVVSAGWWVALVELWPAASRPYIGGSQHNSFLELTFGYNGFGRITGNETGSVGGGGGRPGGGGWGETGITRLFSSDMGGQISWLLPAALILLVAGVTVLWRARRTVAAEQAGQRAEFLVWGGALLMTFTTFSFMSGIFHQYYNIALAPYIAALVGMGAALLWRRGGRSAALVLAGTVAVTAGWSFVLLNRSPDWLPWLRWTVAALGLLAALGLLPAVRAGAAARKEAAAPEGRAPVRASRRVAVLAAGLGVVTALAGPVAYTLDTVNTPKGGSIITAGPTVRGGRGGPGGGFPGGRMRGRNGGVPGAGQGGAPGQALPPGQGGQGRMPGGTQGANPPPQRAGQQRQFPAPGARGWQAGRPRFPGGRGGFGERGAGRMGGLLNGSKVSDRAKALLEKDADEYTWAAAAIGSQNAASYQLATEKPVMAIGGFNGSDPSPTLARFKEYVAAGKIHYFLAGGQGGQGGPGGDRGGSSQITSWVAKTFQKATVGGATFYDLTRKG
- a CDS encoding sensor histidine kinase produces the protein MRGRRPPAPRRRWSLRTRLVVSAVALIAVVGAVIGTVTTIALHAYMQGELDRQVQGFVMRAQMPRPHESRRAQGGLDFVAMGGLPLGTVGAWVGPGGTAEAGAMLANPTRGPEEKLADLTAAQVAVLNRVPRDGRPHTAELPGLGHYRAESTKDGSLVLGLPLGYVQKTVGRLVLIEACVTAAGLAAVGLAGSAMVGIALRPLRRVAATATRVSELPLHQGDVALHVRVPASESDGRTEVGQVGAALNRMLGHVGSALSARQESETRVRRFVADASHELRTPLASIRGYAELTRRGREQPGPETRHALGRIESEAERMTGLVEDLLLLARLDSGRPLAYERIDLSPLVVDAVSDARVAGSGHRWRLELPDEPAVVYGDAGRLHQILVNLLANARTHTPEGTTVTARVRAATGAAAGDDGGVQLEVRDDGPGIPAELLPHVFERFARGDASRSRAAGSTGLGLAIVQAVVAAHGGTVEVGSVPGRTVFTVTLPTAAPSEARDTAGRTAPGTGR